The Mesorhizobium opportunistum WSM2075 DNA window GCGTTGCGGTCCAGCGCCTTGATGTCCGGCAGCTCGTCCATGCTTGCGGCTTCCACTCCATCCGGCACGCCGAGCGCTGCAACCGTACCTTGATGCTGCCGGATCGTGCCGGAGGGCACAAAGCCCAGTTTCTGGTAGAGAGGCATGCCGTCATTCGTCGCGACGAGCCGCAGCGGACGGTCGCCGGCAAGGGCGATGGCCTGATCCATGAGCCGGCGCCCGAGCCCCTTGCCACGCACGTTCCTGTCGACGATCACCATGTTGATCATGGCGCAGTCCGCGCCATAGGGTGTCACCAGGATGGTTCCGGTGACACGGCCCTGGTCGTCGAGCGCGACCGCGCCGCTCGAGAGCTGCAGCGCCATCTGCCAGTCCTGCGGCCGATGCGGCCAATTCTCCTGGCGAGAAAGCGCCACGGCTCCCTCGATATGGTCCGGCCCGAAGTCCTGAATCTCGATCTCGCCCTGCTGCATGAGGCATCCTTCCGTCTGCCCTCAAGTCTCGACCATTGTCGCGTCGCAAATCGTCTGAAGGCTTCGGCCTCGGCGGTATCTTTCGCCGTAGCGCAAGCGGTGCGCCGCATCTTGTGCTGGCGCCCGCTCGGCGGAGGCGCTTCACGTCACGCGCGGCGCCGCGTTCGACACACCAGATGCCACAGCGTGCCAAACCGGATGGTGGATACGGAACTTTCTGCTTTCGGGAGGGCGATTTCGGTCAGGTGGGTCGCCACCACCTGTCCTATGATGAAATGCTTCCCAACGCGAATGTGCTTCCACTGGAGATCGACGGACATGGCTTCTTTCAGGCCCAAATATATTACCTTCGACTGCTACGGTACGTTGACCAATTTCCAGATGGCGGAAGCGGCGCGAGACCTTTACGGCAGCCGGCTCGACGAACCGCGTATGCAGGAGTTCATCAAGAACTTCGCCGCCTATCGGCTCGACGAGATCATGGGTGACTGGAAGCCTTACGCCGACGTTGTCCACAACGCGCTCGAGCGGGCCTGCAAGCGCAATGGTGTTGCCTTCAGCCCTGACGACGCCAGGATGGTCTATGAACGTGTCCCGACCTGGGGGCCCCATGCAGATGTCCCAGCCGGCCTAGCTAAGGTCGCCAAGGAAATTCCGCTGGTCATCCTGTCCAACGCCATGAACGCGCAGATCATGTCCAATGTCGAGAAGCTCGGCGCGCCGTTCCATGCCGTCTACACGGCCGAGCAGGCGCAGGCTTACAAGCCACGGTTCAAGGCCTTCGAATATATGTTCGACAGGTTGGGCTGCGGCCCGGAAGATATTCTTCACTGCTCGTCCTCGTTCCGCTACGACCTGATGTCGGCACATGATCTCGGCATCACGAACAAGGTCTGGGTCAATCGCGGCCACGAACCGGCAAACCCTTACTATGGCTATGTCGAGATATCAGACATTTCGGGTCTCCCGGGAGTGGTCGGGCTTTGAAACAGGCGGATCGTCGATGAAATTGATCTCCTACTGGCACGATACCGCCCCTGTCTTTTCCGGCGGAGCGCAAGGCCCGGTCGAGGGGCACTATGATGCCGTCATCGTCGGTGGCGGCTTCACCGGTCTCGCTGCGGCGCGCCAACTGGCGAAGGCCGGCGCGAAGGTGGCGGTGCTGGAGGCGCAGCGCGTGGGCTGGGGCGCATCCGGCCGCAATGGCGGGCACCTGAACAACGGCCTCGCTCACAGCTACCTCTCTGCCAAGGCGGAACTCGGCAAGGAACGCGCGATCGCGCTCTACCGCACGCTCGACGACTCCGTCGACACCATTGAGGCGCTGGTTGCCGAAGAGGGCATCGACTGCAATTTCCGCCGCGCCGGCAAGCTGAAGCTCGCCTCCAAGCCGCAGCATTTCCAAGCGATCGCCCGCAATTTCGAAGCCCTCCATGCGGAAGTGGATCCGGATACGGCGCTGCTGTCGGCGGTCGACCTCAAATCCGAGATCGGCTCGCCCTTCCACGGCGCGATGCTGTCGAAGAAGAGCGCCATGATGCATATGGGCCGCTATGTGGCAGGCCTTGCGACAGCCGCCGCCCGCCACGGCGCCATCATCCACGAGAATGCGGCGGTGACCGACCGCAAGCAGGTCGGTGGCATCCATGAGCTGACGACCTCCCGCGGCCGCATCAGCGCCGACAATGTGCTGGTAGCGACCGGCGCCTATACCACGCCGAATTTCAGCTATTTTCGCCGCAGGATCATCTCCGTCGGCAGCTTCATCATCGCCACGCGGCCGTTGAGCGACGCCGAGATCACTGCCACCATGCCCGGCAACCGGACATGCGTCACCTCGATGAATATCGGCAACTACTTCCGGCTTTCACCGGACAGGCGCCTGATCTTCGGCGGTCGCGCGCGCTTCTCGGCGACTTCGGACCAGCGCTCGGATTCGAAGAGCGGACAGATATTGCAGGGGGGCCTCGCGGCGATCTTCCCGCAGCTCGCCAAGGTCGAGATCGACTATTGTTGGGGTGGGCTGGTCGACATGACCAAGGACCGTTTTCCGCGGGCCGGCTATCATGACGGGGTCTGGTACGCGATGGGCTATTCCGGCCACGGCGCGCAGCTTTCCACCCATCTCGGCATGGTCCTGGCCGATGCCATGCTCGGCCGCGAAGACCGCAATCCGATGAAGGGGCTCAAGTGGCCTGCCATTCCCGGTTATTCCGGCAAGCCCTGGTTCCTGCCGATGGTCGGCCTCTATTACAAGGCGCTCGACCGGATCCAGTGAGCTTCGATACGGTCCGCTTTGGGCTCTCAGCCAAATGGCCTCAGCTGAGCCCGCCCATGTGGAAGCTCTTCATCTCGAGATATTCCTCGATGCCGACCTGCGCCCCCTCACGGCCGAGGCCGGACTGCTTGACGCCGCCGAAGGGGGCGACTTCCATCGAGACCGAGCCGGTGTTGAGCCCCACCATGCCGAACTCCAGCGCCTCGCCGACGCGCCAGGCGCGTTTCAGGTTCTCGGTGTAGAAGTAGGAAGCAAGCCCGTAGGGCGTGCCGTTGGCGAGCGTGATCGCCTCCTCTTCCGTCTCGAACCGGAAAAGCGGTGCGACCGGGCCGAACGTTTCCTCACCGGCAAGCTGCATGTCCTTCGTGGCGCCGGTCAGCACCAGCGGCGCGACATATTGAGGACCGTCCGGCAATGCCGGCCTCGTTGTGATGATCGAAGCACCCTTGGCGAGCGCGTCCTGGACATGGCGGTTGATCTTCTCGACCGCCGCCATGTTGATCATCGGCCCGATGGCGACACCGGCTTGAGTGCCCGGTCCGACCGTCATGGCGTTGACGCGAGCGGAAAGCTTGGCGGCGAAGGCTTCGTAGACACCGGCCTGGACGAGGATGCGGTTGGCGCAGACGCAGGTCTGTCCGCCATTGCGGAATTTCGAGACAAGCGCGCCCTCGACGGCGAGATCGAGATCGGCGTCGTCGAAGACGATGAGGGGCGCGTTGCCGCCGAGTTCGAGGCTGAGCCGTTTGACAGTATCGGCCGCGCCGCGCATCAGCAGCGAACCGACCCGCGTCGAGCCGGTGAAGGAGATCTTGCGAACGGTCTCGTTGGCCATGATCTCGTTGCCGATCTCGGCCGGCATGCCGGTGACGATGTTGATGACGCCGGCAGGGATGCCCGCGCGTTCGGCAAGCACGCCGAGCGCCAGCGCCGAATAGGGCGTGAACTCGGATGGCTTGATCACAACCGTGCAGCCGGCGGCCAGCGCCGGCGCGACCTTGCGGGTGATCATCGCGTTGGGGAAGTTCCACGGCGTGATGATGCCGCACACACCGACCGGCTCCTTGAGCACGATGATACGCCGGTCCGGCGTCGGCGAGGGGATGGTGTGGCCGTTGATGCGGCGTGCCTCCTCGGCAAACCATTTGACGAAGGACGCCCCGTAGCGGATCTCGCCTTTGGCCTCGTCCAGCGGCTTGCCCTGTTCCGTCGTCAGGATCAGCGCGAGATCGTCCAGATGCGCCAGCATCAGGCCATGCCAGGCCTCCAGGAGGCCAGCGCGCTCGGCGTTGGTCTTCTTCTTCCAGCCAGCATAAGCGGACGCCGCGGCCTCGATGGCCGCCCGGGTCTCATGACCGGCCATGTCGGGCACCGTGCCGATCGCGCATTGAGCAGCCGGATCGACAACATCGACCGTCTTGCCGGAGCCGGCGGCGACCCATTTGCCGTCGATCAGGCCGGCTTCGCGGAAGAGACTTTTGTCTTTGAGATTTTTCATCGAAAACGACCTTGCAATCAGGAGAGCGCTGCGACGACGGCGGCCGTGATGGCCTGCGTTCTGTCTTTGCCCGGAATGGTTCCAATGCCGCGCGCGGTTGTCGCCTCGACCGCTTGCATGACCCGCCCGGCTGCGGCCGCTTCGCCGAGATGGTCGAGCATCATGGCGCCGGACCATATAGTGGCGATGGGATTGGCGATGCCCAGATGCGCGATGTCGGGCGCCGACCCGTGCACAGGCTCGAACATGGATGGTGCCGAGCGGTCGGGATTAATGTTGGCCGAGGCGGCGTAGCCGAGCCCACCCTGGATCGCTGCGCCGATGTCGGTCAGGATATCGCCGAACAGGTTGGAGGCGACGACCACGTCGAGGCTCTCCGGCGCCATGATCATGCGCGCGGCGAGCGCATCGACATGATAGCTGGTGACATCGACGTCAGAGTACTCCGCAGTCAGCTTTCGCGTGATCTCGTCCCAGAACACCATCGAATATGTCTGCGCGTTGGATTTGGTGACGGAGGCGAGCTTGCCGCGCCGTGTCCGCGCCTGCTCGAAGCCGAAGCGCAGGATGCGCTCGACGCCGGCGCGGGTGAAGATCGAGGTTTCCACCGCGACCTCGTCCAGAGTGCCTTGATGCACGCGCCCGCCGGCGCCCGAATATTCGCCCTCGGTGTTCTCGCGGATGCACAATATGTCGAAGCTCTCGGCACGCAGTGGGCCCTTGACGCCCGGCAGCAGGCGGTGCGGCCTGATGTTGGCGTATTGCACGAATGCCTTGCGGATCGGCAGCAGCAGGCCGTGCAACGAAACGGAATCCGGGACCTCCGCCGGCCAGCCGACGGCGCCCAGAAGAATGGCGTCGAAGCCGCGCAAGCTCTCGATGCCGTCTTCGGGCATCATGCGGCCGGTATCCTTGTAGAATTTGCAGGACCAAGGGAACTCGGTTCCCGTCAAGGCAAAGCCCGCGTGTTTGGCTGCGGTCTCCAGCACCGTCCAGGCGGCGGCGGTCACATCGCGGCCGATGCCGTCACCGGGGATCAAAGCGATCAAGTAGGGCTTCATCGGCATCTCTCTAGAGGCTGATCAGGACGCTCTTGGTCCTGCGGTTGGCGAGATAGGCCTCGCGGCCGAGATCCTTGCCGATGCCGGAGCGCTTGTAGCCGCCGGTCGGCAGGATATGGTCGCGCGAGCGGCTGTAGCGGTTGATCCAGACGGTGCCCGCTTCGAGCTTGCCTGCCAGACGGATCGTGCGGGACAGGTCGGCGGTGAACAGGCCGGAAGCCAGCCCGTAGGTTGGATGGCTGGACAACGCCAGCGCCTCTTCCTCGGTCTCGAAGGTCTGGATGGTGAGGACCGGGCCGAAGATTTCCTCGACGATCGCCGGATTGGCCTGGTCGACATCAGAGATCAGCGTCGGCTGGTAGAAATAGCCGGGGCTGTCCATGACGCCGCCACCGGTCAGGCATTCGCCGCCGGCCTCGATCGCGGACCGCACGATGCTGTCGACACGGGCCCGCTGCCGTTCCGAGATAACAGGCGAATACTGCGTCGCCTCGTTCCAGGTCGGGCCGGGCCGCACCGCCTTCATCCTCTCCAGGATGGCAGCCGTCAACCTGTCGGCCACGCTCCTCTCGACGATCAGGCGCGTGCCGGCGACGCAGGCCTGACCGGCATTGAAGGTGACGCTGCCGGCGATGGCCGTCGTGGCCTTCTCCATATCGGCATCGGCAAAGACGATCTGCGGGCTCTTGCCGCCGAGTTCCAGCGTCATCGGCTTGACGCCGGTGCGAGCGACGTTCTCCATGATCGCTGAGCCGGCGCGGGTCGAGCCGGTGAACGAGACCTTGGCGATCTCGGGATGGCCGGTCAGTGCCGTGCCGGTCGTCGGGCCGTCTCCCAGCACGACGTTTATGAGCCCTGCCGGCAGGCCCGCCCTCACGGCGAGTTGCGCCATGTAGACTGCCGAGAAGGGTGTCATTTCCGACGGCTTCAGAACGACCGCATTGCCCGCGGCCAATGCTGGACCAAGCTTCCATCCGGCCATCGAGATCGGGAAATTCCAGGGCGTGATCGCACCGACCACGCCATAGGGCTCGCTCATGATCATGCCGAGAGTGGCGTCGTCGGTCGGCACGAGCTCGCTGCCTTCCTTGTCGGCGAACTCGGCAAAGAAGCGGATCTGCTCGGCGGTGATGGCGATATCGCCGGCAACGAGCTGGCCGACGGGCCGGGTGGAGCACAGCGCCTCGATCCTGGCCAGCGTTTCGGCCTCCGCCTCGATCAGGTCGGCCCAGGCCTGGAGCGCCTTCGTCCGTTCGCGCGGCCGAACGCCGCCCCAGTTGCTGGCCTTCAGCGCCGCCTTGGCGCTTTCCACCGCACGATTGACCATATCGACGCCGGCCACGGGGCAGCCGGCATATGCCTTGCCATCCGACGGACGGCGCATCTCGATGGCACTCTCGGCCGCGATCATCTCCCCGCCAATGAAATGACCGACGGGAAGCGAGACGGTATCCGGATCGAAGCTCAAGCCCATGGTACCCACTCTGGAATATTCTGCAGAAGCCTAGCGCGGGCTCTGGCGCAGCATGCGCCGTTCGACGATCGGTCGCGGATGATTGTTGTGTGCCGGCGATGACAGACGGCAAAATCTGTTGCGGAGGCCGGCGCCTCCGCCCTCCCGTTACCCTACGGTCACGTAGATCTTGCGTACCGTCTCAATGGTCTTCCAAACCCCGGTGAAGCCAGGTTTCATCACGAAGCTGTCGCCGGCGCGATAGGTCACCGGCTTGCCGCCGTCGGGCGTGATTTCGATCAACCCGGAGAGGATGTGGCAGAACTCGAAAGTCTCGCCTTTGATCGAGCGCGTTTCGCCGGGCGTCGCCTCCCAGACGCCGGTATGGACGAGGTCGCCCTTGGCGACATCCTGCGCCCAGGTTTTGAAGCCAGGGTCGCCGGAAATCAGCCGTTCGGGCAGCGCCGCGGATTCGCGCGGCTGGAAGACAGGTCTGGTATCGACGGTCTTGAGCAGGGACAAGGGATGGCCTTTCATGTTGGAGGATCTTGGCTTGATGTGTCTTTGTCCCAGAACCGCTGCACACTTCCGGGTGAGATGCACTTAGTAGCCGCGCGACCGGTCGACGAGCCCGATGGGATCAAGACCGGCGCGGTAACGCCTGATGTTTTCGACAACCGCCTTTGCTGCGCTGGCGGGCTGGGTGACGCTGGCGAC harbors:
- a CDS encoding GNAT family N-acetyltransferase is translated as MQQGEIEIQDFGPDHIEGAVALSRQENWPHRPQDWQMALQLSSGAVALDDQGRVTGTILVTPYGADCAMINMVIVDRNVRGKGLGRRLMDQAIALAGDRPLRLVATNDGMPLYQKLGFVPSGTIRQHQGTVAALGVPDGVEAASMDELPDIKALDRNAYGADRQTLIDALAERGQFAIIGRHGVIEAYAAIRPFGRGEVIGPVIAESADTAKALITFFAANRPGAFLRVDTDSRTGIAGWLEEIGLTHVGGGVAMDRPPKSVAEQTKPKVYALANQALG
- a CDS encoding haloacid dehalogenase type II, with amino-acid sequence MASFRPKYITFDCYGTLTNFQMAEAARDLYGSRLDEPRMQEFIKNFAAYRLDEIMGDWKPYADVVHNALERACKRNGVAFSPDDARMVYERVPTWGPHADVPAGLAKVAKEIPLVILSNAMNAQIMSNVEKLGAPFHAVYTAEQAQAYKPRFKAFEYMFDRLGCGPEDILHCSSSFRYDLMSAHDLGITNKVWVNRGHEPANPYYGYVEISDISGLPGVVGL
- a CDS encoding NAD(P)/FAD-dependent oxidoreductase, yielding MKLISYWHDTAPVFSGGAQGPVEGHYDAVIVGGGFTGLAAARQLAKAGAKVAVLEAQRVGWGASGRNGGHLNNGLAHSYLSAKAELGKERAIALYRTLDDSVDTIEALVAEEGIDCNFRRAGKLKLASKPQHFQAIARNFEALHAEVDPDTALLSAVDLKSEIGSPFHGAMLSKKSAMMHMGRYVAGLATAAARHGAIIHENAAVTDRKQVGGIHELTTSRGRISADNVLVATGAYTTPNFSYFRRRIISVGSFIIATRPLSDAEITATMPGNRTCVTSMNIGNYFRLSPDRRLIFGGRARFSATSDQRSDSKSGQILQGGLAAIFPQLAKVEIDYCWGGLVDMTKDRFPRAGYHDGVWYAMGYSGHGAQLSTHLGMVLADAMLGREDRNPMKGLKWPAIPGYSGKPWFLPMVGLYYKALDRIQ
- a CDS encoding NAD-dependent succinate-semialdehyde dehydrogenase, which codes for MKNLKDKSLFREAGLIDGKWVAAGSGKTVDVVDPAAQCAIGTVPDMAGHETRAAIEAAASAYAGWKKKTNAERAGLLEAWHGLMLAHLDDLALILTTEQGKPLDEAKGEIRYGASFVKWFAEEARRINGHTIPSPTPDRRIIVLKEPVGVCGIITPWNFPNAMITRKVAPALAAGCTVVIKPSEFTPYSALALGVLAERAGIPAGVINIVTGMPAEIGNEIMANETVRKISFTGSTRVGSLLMRGAADTVKRLSLELGGNAPLIVFDDADLDLAVEGALVSKFRNGGQTCVCANRILVQAGVYEAFAAKLSARVNAMTVGPGTQAGVAIGPMINMAAVEKINRHVQDALAKGASIITTRPALPDGPQYVAPLVLTGATKDMQLAGEETFGPVAPLFRFETEEEAITLANGTPYGLASYFYTENLKRAWRVGEALEFGMVGLNTGSVSMEVAPFGGVKQSGLGREGAQVGIEEYLEMKSFHMGGLS
- a CDS encoding tartrate dehydrogenase; the protein is MKPYLIALIPGDGIGRDVTAAAWTVLETAAKHAGFALTGTEFPWSCKFYKDTGRMMPEDGIESLRGFDAILLGAVGWPAEVPDSVSLHGLLLPIRKAFVQYANIRPHRLLPGVKGPLRAESFDILCIRENTEGEYSGAGGRVHQGTLDEVAVETSIFTRAGVERILRFGFEQARTRRGKLASVTKSNAQTYSMVFWDEITRKLTAEYSDVDVTSYHVDALAARMIMAPESLDVVVASNLFGDILTDIGAAIQGGLGYAASANINPDRSAPSMFEPVHGSAPDIAHLGIANPIATIWSGAMMLDHLGEAAAAGRVMQAVEATTARGIGTIPGKDRTQAITAAVVAALS
- a CDS encoding aldehyde dehydrogenase family protein, encoding MGLSFDPDTVSLPVGHFIGGEMIAAESAIEMRRPSDGKAYAGCPVAGVDMVNRAVESAKAALKASNWGGVRPRERTKALQAWADLIEAEAETLARIEALCSTRPVGQLVAGDIAITAEQIRFFAEFADKEGSELVPTDDATLGMIMSEPYGVVGAITPWNFPISMAGWKLGPALAAGNAVVLKPSEMTPFSAVYMAQLAVRAGLPAGLINVVLGDGPTTGTALTGHPEIAKVSFTGSTRAGSAIMENVARTGVKPMTLELGGKSPQIVFADADMEKATTAIAGSVTFNAGQACVAGTRLIVERSVADRLTAAILERMKAVRPGPTWNEATQYSPVISERQRARVDSIVRSAIEAGGECLTGGGVMDSPGYFYQPTLISDVDQANPAIVEEIFGPVLTIQTFETEEEALALSSHPTYGLASGLFTADLSRTIRLAGKLEAGTVWINRYSRSRDHILPTGGYKRSGIGKDLGREAYLANRRTKSVLISL
- a CDS encoding cupin domain-containing protein produces the protein MSLLKTVDTRPVFQPRESAALPERLISGDPGFKTWAQDVAKGDLVHTGVWEATPGETRSIKGETFEFCHILSGLIEITPDGGKPVTYRAGDSFVMKPGFTGVWKTIETVRKIYVTVG